ATGCCTTCACCGAAAGCGGGAACAGTAACCTTGGATGTGGCTCAAGCCATTTCTGAAGTCAAAGCGGGTAAACTCGAATTCCGGGCAGACCGTACCGGGATCGTCCATATCCTATTTGGTAAAGCCGCGTTTAGTGCGGAAGATCTCTTGGAAAACCTCAAAGCCATCCAGGAAACGATCGATCGCAACAAACCGTCTGGTGCTAAAGGCCGATACTGGCGCACCGTTTATGTTTGTGCCACTATGGGTCCGCCCATTGAGGTCGATACTTCCCTCTTACGAGACCTCAAAGTTGGTGAAGCTGCCTAACTTGTGCAACTTGCAATGCATCTAAAACTCTAAACCTCTGAATTTTTTATATCGATTCAGCCCAAGATAGCAGGTGCTTACTGCTTAATTTCCTGCCGAGGCCCATCGAAAGTGTTCTTTAATTTCCCATTACCAGGTCAGTCTAGTCTGGTTGGGTCGATCATTTTCGCTAGCAACGCCCCGGCTACCCCGTCGGGGCATTGCTTTTGGGCAACTAATGCCAAAGTCGGAGTAATGTCTGACTCAGACCATGGAGGTAACACATCAATGGGGAGAACCCTAGAAAATAAAAAGGCGATCCTCGCCGAACTTCAAGAAAGCTTGAAGGATGCCCAACTCGCTGTTGTCATTGACTACAAAGGTCTGTCTGTTGCTGAAATCACTGATTTACGGCGACAACTACGCCCAACAGGAACCACCTGTAAGGTAACCAAGAATACCCTGATGCGTAAAGCCGTAGAAGGGGATGAAGCTTGGGAACCGATGAAGGAGTTCCTTTCCGATGCTTCAGCCTTTCTGCTGGTTAAAGACGATATTGGTGGGGCAATTAAAGCCTACCAAGGCTTTCAAAAAGCCACCAAGAAAACTATTCTTCGGGGTGGGGTCATGGAAGGCCGTGCCCTCTCCGAGGAAGAAATTAAAGCCATTGGTGAGTTGCCCTCTAAAGAGGAACTCATTGCTCAAATTGCTGGGGCAATCAATGGTGTGGCGACCAAACTGGCGGTTGGAATTAATCAAGTTCCATCCTCTATTGCCCGTGGCCTTCAGGCCTACGTGGACAAAGAAGGAGGGGATGCTGGCAGTGATGCTGCTTAGAATCCCCTTCACCTGATCGTAAATGACTAATACGGAGTATACCTAACTATGTCTGCTGTTACTGACGAAATTCTGGAAAAACTGAAAACCCTTTCTCTGCTCGAAGCTTCTGAATTGGTTAAGCAAATCGAAGAAGCCTTTGGGGTGAGTGCTGCGGCGAGCGGTGGCATGATGATGATGGCTCCTGGCCCTAATGCTGTGGCTCCGACTGAGGAAGCAGAAGAGAAAACTGAATTTGATGTGATTCTCGAAGAAGTTCCTGCTGATAAGAAGATTGCCATTCTTAAAGTGGTTCGCGCCCTTACTGGCTTGGGTCTGAAGGAAGCCAAGGAAATGGTCGAATCTGCGCCTAAACCGATTAAAGAGGCAGTGGCTAAGGATGCGGCAGAAGATGCGAAGAAGCAGCTTGAGGAAGCAGGCGCTAAAGTTAGCATTAAATAGAGAACCATTGGCCTGAATTGATATACTTTGAGGGGGGATTCAATCCCCTCTTTTCTTTTATTTAGACTCTTGTTTTCTCTCTGTGGGCTTTTTGTATGACGACTCGCAATCCAGTTTTACTCATTCATGGCATTGATGACACTGGAGCGGTGTTTAGGAAAATGGCTGCGGTGTTAGAGCGTCAAGGATGGTTGACTCATGCCCTAGATTTAGTTCCCAACAATGGCAAAGTGGGTTTAGATCGATTAGCTGAACAGATTCAAGGGTATGTAGAGCGAACGTTTAGCCAAGATACACACCTCGATATAGTTGCCTTTAGTATGGGCGGAATCATTAGCCGGTACTATTTACAGCGCTTGGGAGGGTTAGAGCGATGCGATCGCTTCATTACGTTATCGTCTCCCCATCATGGTAGCTTAATGTCCTACGTGCGACAAAATCCTGGTTGCTTGCAAATGCGCCCCAAGAGCCAGTTTTTGCAAGATTTAAACCGAGATTTCGATCAACTGAACTCCGTTCAATTTACCTCCATTTGGACACCCAACGATTTAATGATTTTGCCTGCTAAAAGTTCCAATGTTCCTGTGGGGAAAAACATCACGGTTCCTGTTCTGATTCATCCTTGGATGTTAACGGACGATCGCATCATTGAGTTAGTGGGTCAATACCTGAAGAAAACAGGAGTGGGTTAGGACAGTTACAGCGCTTTGCTTGCGTTATGAGGGACAGTGTTGAATCCTTTCTCTCCATGTACCACAACCCTATTCCCTATTCCCCAGCGCAAAGTGCTCGAATTCGGTTACATCGTTGTTCATAAATGGAATCACTGAGAACAGGAGAGAGCCGATCGCCAGAAATCGCAGTTTGTAGATCGATCCAAGATTTACAGCCGCCATAACTCGCATCGTAGGGCACGATCGCCGGTTCTGGTAAGCGATAAACCCTTAGGAGGAGAAGAGAGAGCGGTTTTTGAGGTTTCCAGCGCAGGCGATCGCCAATAAAGTCTTCAGTCCAAATCTGTTCAGCAAACAAGTTTTGAAATAATCCCTGAATTTGCTCCGGTTCCGTGAGTTCTAAAACATCGGTAACCTTTGCCCCACTACTAATGGTAATTTTATCAGGATGCCATCCAGAAGGAACCGGCTTAACTTGAGCCGCATAGACCGATTTGAGCAAAGAAGGTTTTTGATGCTCATAAGTCGGATAGAGCCACACCCAATCCCGATCTACCTGAAAGCGTTTTTCGGTTTCTTGAATGCCTCCTTTGCGCCAAAGGCAGATGATTTCGCCCGTTTCTAAGGCTTGGATGGCGATCGCCCATTCTTTTAAGGCACGAGTTGACAACACCATACTTAATTGATCCTCAAAATGAACTTACGGAATCGGTAAACGGACTACAAACGTTGTGCCTTGGGTCGCGTCAGGTGGATAGGCGGCTGGACTAAAAACGTTTAGGCTTCCCTGCATTTGTTCGGTTAAATCTTTGGCGATCGCCAAACCTAAACCCGTTCCAGGAATCTCCCCCTCAGCTTGAACCCCTCGATAATGGCGCTTAAACACCTCGGGGAGATCCTCTTGGGGAATCCCTGGGCCGGTATCACTAATGGCCATCAACAGTTGATTTTGAGTCTCGTGAGCCGTGACCTGTAGATAGATCGTTCCTGGAGCGGGGGTGTATTTAATTGCATTTTCTAAAAGATTATTCAAAACTTCCGTCAACGCCGTGGGATCGACTTCAATGAGCGGTAAATTAGCCGGCATTTGACAATTGAGACCCAATCCCTTTTCTTGAGCGATCGCCTCAATAGACGGTAAAAGAGCGTCTAAAATGTCTTCAATGGCGCACGATTGAAGCGTGAGGGAAATCTCACCTAGGGAAGCCGGAAGTTGAGGTACAGAGGAAGGACTTGCACTCAACAGTCGTTGTTCTGAAAGATTCTCCCCATTCAGAGTGTTTCCCGACACTTCTAGAGAATCCATCGATTGGTTAAAATGTTGCAGCAAATCCTGGAGGCGAGTACTTTCGCGCAGAAGATTTTCGGCGATCGCCCGATTCGGATCGGCAGCAGGCAATCGTTTGAGCAGCAGTTTCCCAAAAGTTCGCAGAGCGGTTAGAGGATTACGGAATTGATGGAGAAAATTATGGAACAGTTCATGACGCTTCGTTTGCAGCTTACTCTGTTGTTGATAGCGATGTTCAGACCATTGACCCCGTTGATCCAACAAACAGGCGATCGCCAATGTATTGGTAATATGTTGAATTTGTTCTCGCTCGAGTTCATTCCATTGCCGATCCTCCCGTTGGGTGACTAAAAACCCCATCAACATTTTTTGTTTGACCAGCGGTAGGATCAGTTGATGAGGTTGCGGCAGTACTTGCGATGCGGCTGATTCTAGCTGCGGATCGAGGGGATCGGGTAAAGAAGGAGCAAGACCTTGCAAGTATCCCTCATAGGGAAGAAAAGAGATCGGCTTCAACTCCGTCCAAGGAGTTGCCCGATCCGGGTAAGCGGCGATCGGAATCAGTTGGGTAAACGACCGGTCTAGATGATGTTCCGTCAGATAAACTGCACTCAAAGATGCTCCCAACGATTGGGTCAACAAGGAGATTTGCGATCGACACAGTTCAATAAAGTCCGAACTGGCAGGCCTTAACATGAGGATAGAACTTAAGCGGGGACGTTAGGAATTCACAACATTACACATTTAAGGAATACCCAAATTGAATTCCATTTTCCCTATTGTAGTGGTTTCCGCGACTTCAGTAGCTTTAACCGGTTCTACCGATGGGGATCTGCATAGGGATCGCGTCAGTATGATTAGGGAATTTTGTTGATTTATCTTAAGACTGATTGATTTTTTTCATAGAAACCGATATAATCTGCACGTATTTTGTAACCACAACTACATCTGTCTGCTAAAAGGGGAGGTAAGGAGATTTGGCTAGGAGACGTAAGCGCAAAAGTCGTCGTCGCCAGGAAGGACGGCGTATCCTCGAACAAGTTCCTCAGTATAGCATTGAAAGCGGAGAAGATAAACCCGTAACAGCAGCTCGAAAATTTATTCGCGCTCAAGGGATTATCCCACCCGCTTTATTATTGGTCAAGCGGAATGAGCATACCACGGATCGGTATTTTTGGGCAGAAAAAGGTTTATTTGGCGCTCAATATGTTGAGGAAAACCATTTTCTG
This sequence is a window from Roseofilum reptotaenium CS-1145. Protein-coding genes within it:
- a CDS encoding esterase/lipase family protein, which produces MTTRNPVLLIHGIDDTGAVFRKMAAVLERQGWLTHALDLVPNNGKVGLDRLAEQIQGYVERTFSQDTHLDIVAFSMGGIISRYYLQRLGGLERCDRFITLSSPHHGSLMSYVRQNPGCLQMRPKSQFLQDLNRDFDQLNSVQFTSIWTPNDLMILPAKSSNVPVGKNITVPVLIHPWMLTDDRIIELVGQYLKKTGVG
- the rplJ gene encoding 50S ribosomal protein L10 — translated: MGRTLENKKAILAELQESLKDAQLAVVIDYKGLSVAEITDLRRQLRPTGTTCKVTKNTLMRKAVEGDEAWEPMKEFLSDASAFLLVKDDIGGAIKAYQGFQKATKKTILRGGVMEGRALSEEEIKAIGELPSKEELIAQIAGAINGVATKLAVGINQVPSSIARGLQAYVDKEGGDAGSDAA
- a CDS encoding sensor histidine kinase produces the protein MLRPASSDFIELCRSQISLLTQSLGASLSAVYLTEHHLDRSFTQLIPIAAYPDRATPWTELKPISFLPYEGYLQGLAPSLPDPLDPQLESAASQVLPQPHQLILPLVKQKMLMGFLVTQREDRQWNELEREQIQHITNTLAIACLLDQRGQWSEHRYQQQSKLQTKRHELFHNFLHQFRNPLTALRTFGKLLLKRLPAADPNRAIAENLLRESTRLQDLLQHFNQSMDSLEVSGNTLNGENLSEQRLLSASPSSVPQLPASLGEISLTLQSCAIEDILDALLPSIEAIAQEKGLGLNCQMPANLPLIEVDPTALTEVLNNLLENAIKYTPAPGTIYLQVTAHETQNQLLMAISDTGPGIPQEDLPEVFKRHYRGVQAEGEIPGTGLGLAIAKDLTEQMQGSLNVFSPAAYPPDATQGTTFVVRLPIP
- a CDS encoding DUF3155 domain-containing protein — encoded protein: MARRRKRKSRRRQEGRRILEQVPQYSIESGEDKPVTAARKFIRAQGIIPPALLLVKRNEHTTDRYFWAEKGLFGAQYVEENHFLFPSLKHPDDLQPPSMLLGAIITEAKQVDTPYPIG
- the rplL gene encoding 50S ribosomal protein L7/L12, which codes for MSAVTDEILEKLKTLSLLEASELVKQIEEAFGVSAAASGGMMMMAPGPNAVAPTEEAEEKTEFDVILEEVPADKKIAILKVVRALTGLGLKEAKEMVESAPKPIKEAVAKDAAEDAKKQLEEAGAKVSIK
- a CDS encoding DUF1802 family protein: MVLSTRALKEWAIAIQALETGEIICLWRKGGIQETEKRFQVDRDWVWLYPTYEHQKPSLLKSVYAAQVKPVPSGWHPDKITISSGAKVTDVLELTEPEQIQGLFQNLFAEQIWTEDFIGDRLRWKPQKPLSLLLLRVYRLPEPAIVPYDASYGGCKSWIDLQTAISGDRLSPVLSDSIYEQRCNRIRALCAGE